ATCGACCGTCGGGGGACCTTGGATCCCTTGCCCGATCTGGCGGCGCGTTGGCGGATCTTCGCTGTGGAAAGCACCCTGGCCCCGCGGACCTCGCGTCCCGTGGCCGAGGGGCTTGAGAGTGTTAGCGATACCCTGACCTTAAGCGGCCAAGCCTTGCTTGATGGCGATATCCTGGGGTTCGCCGAAGCCGTCGCCAAGGCGTTCTCGCCCCGGGGCGGGGTGAGCGGCCTGGAGATCAGGCGCTCGGCGGAAGCGGAGGGGATCGATCTCGCCTCTGTCGCGCAAGGGAGCGAAGCGGCGCTTCTGACCTTTGAGCTGCGCCTGCGCCGCGATGGGCTGATCTGGCGTGGTCCGGGGGCGCCCGCCCCAGACCCCGCCCCGGATGTCATCGCCGATGGGGAAAGCGGGGCGCCGCCCCGCGCCCTGCTGCTCGGCACCAGCCGCGAGGGGGCGGCGGTGGTCGCCGCGATCAGCGCCGGCCCCTGGGGACGGCCGCCGGGCTGGCGCGATCTGCGCGATCTGCGCCTTGATGCCCTGCTGTGGGTGGGGCCGGCGGCTTGGACGGTGTGGTTGAACGGCAAGGCTTATGGCCCGCTGTCGCTAGCGCCACCCCATGTGCGGCTGCTTGGCGCCAGTTCCCGGGGGGTGACGCTGGCCGTTGAACGCGGCCCCGGCGACTGGCGGCGGGTCGGCCTGCGCCCGGCCCAGACCTATCGGGTGTTCGACGACCGCTTGGAGGGCGGCCTATGACGGCGGAGGTGGGGGGAACGCCGGCCCTGGCGCTTGCGGGGCTGCGCATACGGCGCGGGCGGCGGCAAACCTTGGCGATCGACGATCTGGTCATCGGCCCCGGGGAAGTGGTTGGTCTGGTCGGCCTGAACGGGGCGGGCAAGACCACCTTGCTGCGCGCCTGCGCCGGATTGCTGGCGCCGGCCGCCGGTTCTGTGCGGCTGTTTGGCGCCGATCCCCGCGCGGCGCCGGCCCGCCGGGCCTTGGCCTATCTGCCTGAAAATCACCGGCCGATGGCGGTCTTGCGCGGCGATCACTGGGCGCGCGCCCTGTTGCTTGGTCACGGCAAAACGATGGAGCCCACCGCCCTGGCCTCGGCCTGTCAGGCCTTGGCGCTTGATCCCGCCCTGCTGGGTCGCCCGGTGGGTCAATGGTCGAAGGGCGGCGAACGCAAGCTGGCCTTGGCCGCCACCTTGCTGGCGGCAGCGCCACTGACCTTGCTTGACGAACCGGCGGCCGGGCTTGATCCCCGGGCCCGGGTGGCGTTGAAGGATCGTTTGTTGGCGGCGCGCGCCGAGGCGCGGACGGTGGTGCTGTCTAGCCACCTGCTGGCCGATGTGGAGGAGTTGTGCGACCGCCTGCTGGTTCTGCGCGATGGAACGCTGATCTTCGATGGCCCGCCGGCGGCGCTGTGCGCCCGGTATGGCGGCATCGGCCTGGAACGCGCCTTTCTCGCCCATATCGATCACGGCTGATCGGCGAAGCACCGCGCTTCGACAAGGCCTTCGGCTTCAAGGGCGTCGCGGGCGTCGGCTTCGGGCAGCATGCCCAGGCGGCGGCCGATCTCCATCAGCGCCGGCAACTGGCGGGTCTGGCCGTCGCGGATCGCCGCCTTCACCGCCGGCGAGGCCAGCAGCAGGCTGAAAAGGCCGATCCGCCCGCCGCCCCGACGGGCGAGCAGGCGCTGGTAAACCACGGCGGCCAGGGCGGTGGCCAGGGCCTCGCGGGCGGCGTCCCGGCCGGGAGCGCCGCCATCGAAGGACAGCAGATCAAGGGCGCGGTCAATGGCGCCCGCCGCGCTCGCCGCATGCAAGGTGGCGATCACCAGATGGCCGGTCCCGGCGGTACGCAGGGCCAGGGCCAGGGTTTGGGGATCGCGGATCTCGCCGATCAGCACCACATCGGGGTCGGCGCGCAGGGCCGCCGTCAGCCCGGCGGCGAAGCTTGCCGTATGGGTGCCGACCTCGCGCTGGGTGACCGGTCCGCCCAGCGGCGCATGGCGGAACTCCACCGGATCCTCGACGGTCAGGATATGGCGCCCGCCCGCCCGGTTGATGGTGTCGATCAAACAGGCCGCCGTGGTGGTCTTGCCCGCCCCGGCGGCGCCGGCGATCAGGATCAAGCCGTCGCGGCGCCCGGTTAGCGCCGTTATCGCCGGCGGCAGTCCCAGGCTTTCGGCCGCCGGTGGCCGATCGGCGAGCAGGCGCAGCACCAGGGTCGGCCCGGCCAGCGCCCGGCAGGCGGTGACCCGCACCCGCAAGGGGGGATCGGCGGCCATCGGCAAGCTCAGCATCGCCTCGGCCTCGCCCAGGCGCTCCAGGCGCTCGCGCGCCGGCTGGTCAAGGGCCTGGGCGATCAGGCCCATGATCGCCGATCGATCAATCAGGGCGCCTTGCGGCGTCATCTCGCTTAACCGGCCGTCGATGCGCAGGGACGGCGCCATCCCCACGGCGAGATGGAGATCGCTGGCGGAGCGCTGATGGGCAAGGCGCAGCAAAGACGTCAGGTCCATCGCGGAGCCCCAGGGTAAACGGCATAAGAAAAGGGCGCCCCGTTAGTATAACGGGACGCCCCTGGAAAGCCAAACCCGGGCGGCTAAAGCCGCGAGCGGCGGGTGAAGTGCATGATCAGCGAGATGACCAGCAGCACCAGGAACACGAAGAAGAGAATCTGGGCAATGCTGGCGGCCGCTCCGGCGATTCCGCCAAAGCCAAAGAGCGCGGCGACAACCGCGACGACGAGAAAGATCAGGGCCCATGTCAACATGAGTGGTCTCCTTACATCCTGAATTCTTATGTTGTGTGGAGAACCCGTGGCAGAGGAATTGGTTGCGTCTGAAATTTATTGGGTATCCGCGTCTTGACCGGCGAGAGGGGACTGTTGGCTAGGGCGGCGAGGGGAACCGGGAACACCGGCTTTCCGGGCCTTGCCCTGGCATGCGCAGGGAGTCCTGGGGCGGAAGGCCCTGAAGGGCCTTTGTACAATCATGAGGGGTTTCTTCTTCGCGCGGGACTGACGGCCCCTCTTCTGGGGGTAACGAGAGCGTCGAAGGGAGGCCTCGCGGGCTGAGCAGGGAGGGCGTAAGGGAAACCCGATGCCAAAAATTGGAAGAACTCAAAAAATCCGTTCTCCGGTAAGCCTTGTGGCCGGATTTTTGTTTGATTCAAGAATTGGAATCCAGGTATCGGATAAGGGGAAATATCTTGATCGATGCGGTCTGTTTTGATAATCTTTACTTCTCTAAAGTAAAGAAGAGTCGCGGACTATTTTTCTTAACGCCTAATTTAGGCGTGAACGATGCTCTTTTTTTGATATTTTATCAATATTAGATAATTTAAATTTACTTAAAGATTAGTCATTCTTCTTTTATTTTTAAATAAAAAATATTGTTTTTATTGAAAAGATTAAATTATCGGTTTTTCCTCGGGGGGCATTATGGGTAAGGCGCTGGAAATAGACCTGGGCAATCGTCTCCAGGCTCTCGACATCGACGGGCCAACGCGGGAGATCTTGCGGGAGTGTCGGCCGATAATCGAGAAAATAATCGATGAGGCGGTTCTTGATAGTTACAACAAGATTCTCGCTTATCCC
The DNA window shown above is from Rhodospirillum rubrum ATCC 11170 and carries:
- a CDS encoding ATP-binding cassette domain-containing protein; the encoded protein is MTAEVGGTPALALAGLRIRRGRRQTLAIDDLVIGPGEVVGLVGLNGAGKTTLLRACAGLLAPAAGSVRLFGADPRAAPARRALAYLPENHRPMAVLRGDHWARALLLGHGKTMEPTALASACQALALDPALLGRPVGQWSKGGERKLALAATLLAAAPLTLLDEPAAGLDPRARVALKDRLLAARAEARTVVLSSHLLADVEELCDRLLVLRDGTLIFDGPPAALCARYGGIGLERAFLAHIDHG
- a CDS encoding DUF1328 family protein, which codes for MLTWALIFLVVAVVAALFGFGGIAGAAASIAQILFFVFLVLLVISLIMHFTRRSRL
- a CDS encoding type IV pilus twitching motility protein PilT gives rise to the protein MDLTSLLRLAHQRSASDLHLAVGMAPSLRIDGRLSEMTPQGALIDRSAIMGLIAQALDQPARERLERLGEAEAMLSLPMAADPPLRVRVTACRALAGPTLVLRLLADRPPAAESLGLPPAITALTGRRDGLILIAGAAGAGKTTTAACLIDTINRAGGRHILTVEDPVEFRHAPLGGPVTQREVGTHTASFAAGLTAALRADPDVVLIGEIRDPQTLALALRTAGTGHLVIATLHAASAAGAIDRALDLLSFDGGAPGRDAAREALATALAAVVYQRLLARRGGGRIGLFSLLLASPAVKAAIRDGQTRQLPALMEIGRRLGMLPEADARDALEAEGLVEARCFADQP